ATCCGCGGCCGGCTCTGGGACCGGTCCCTCAAACGTGGCGGAATTCCGCGTCAATGGCACGCCCGTCGCAACGCTCCAGGACGGAACCCGTATCCGCCCCACGTCGTCACCCCGTCCCTACCTGCACCCCGTGCGAACACTTGCGGGGACCGTGGTGACGGATCACATCCCGGAAGACCACGTGTGGCATCTGGGCGCGGGCGTCGCCCTCCAGGACGTAGACGGCATCAACTTCTGGGGCGGGCGCACCTACATCAGGGACGCCGGCGCCTACGTCTGGCGGAAGGACCACGGCCGCATCGTCACAGACTCCGCGGACCACTCCGACGGACAACGGCGCGAACAGTTGAGCTGGCTCGGTCCCGACGGATCACCTGTACTCCGCGAACAGCGCGAATGGCGCTGGGCCGCCGTCGGGCATTCCGCGTGGAAACTGACGCTGGATTTCACGCTGGAATCCGCCTCCGGACGCCCGGTGCTGCTGGGCAGCCCCGGTTCCAACGGGCGGCCGCAGGGCGGTTACGGAGGCTTCTTCTGGCGGCTGCCGAAAGTCAGCGATGCCACCATCTGGACCCCGGATTCACGCGGCGAGGACGCTGTTCACGGCACTGCGGCGCCATGGCTGGCGTGGTCGGGAACGTTCGACGCCGGAACAGCCGGCGCCGCGCACGTCACCGGCGACCCCGGGCTGGGGCACCCGGCAACGCTGGTGTTCCTTGCCTCACCGCAGGCACCGGACCCGTGGTTCGTGCGGCACTCGGGCTATCCCGGCGTCGGACTTTCCTTGGCCTGGGACGCCCCGGTGACCACCGCCCCCGGCAACCCAGTCCACCGGACCGTCACCGTGCTCGTCACGGACGGCTTCCTGGCAACACAAGACATTGAACAACTCATCTCACCTTTGGGGGAACCGGCATGACCACTCCTACTCAATCCACGCCCTTGGCCGGCCAGGCACCAACACAGGCATCGACGCCGGCGAGCGCAACAGCCCGCACGGCACCGGGCAACACCGCACCGGGCAACACCGAAGACCGCGCGGTCAAGCGCCGCCGCGTGCTGGACATCCTGGACGCCGCAGGCCGCGACTCGCTGCTCCTAACGACCAATACAGCGCTCACTTGGTACCTGGACGGGAGCCGCGTCCACATCAGCCTGGCCGGCGACCCCATCGCAGCCCTTCTGGTGGATCGCGACGGCGACCACCTGGTGACGTTCAACAACGAGGCCGGGCGCATCGCTGCCGAGGAATTGCCCGGAGGCGTCAGCCTTCACACCGTGCCGTGGCATGGTCAACTGCATGCCGCGGCGGCCGGGCTGGCCGTTGATGGTGACCCTTTGGTGGAAGCAGCCGTCACCGCGGAACTGCGCGCGGCCCGCCAGGAACTGCTCCCGGCCGAGGCTGCCCGCTATGCCGAACTGTCCGCTGATGCTACCGCTGCCATGACGGATGTCCTCACCGCGGCGACCCCGGAGACCACGGAGTTCCAGCTGGTCTCGGACCTGGCCGCGCGGATTGTGGCGGTGGGCGCCGAGCCGCTGGTCCTGCTCTGCAACGGCGCTTCCCGCAGCGACTTCCGCCATCCACTGGCCACGCACTCCCCCATCGGACGTCGTGCCATGGCCGTGGTGTGCGCCCGCCGGAACGGCTTGGTTGCCAACGTGACCCGGTGGGTAGCGTTCGACGCCGGCACTCCCCAAGAGCTCGACGCCGAGGCCCGCATTGCCGCAGTGGAGGCCGACATCTTCCGCGCCACTGTCCCCGGAGCCCGGCTCAATGGGATCTTCGCCGAGATCAAGCTGGCTTATGCGCGGCATGGCTTCGGCGAGGATCAGTGGACGCTGCACCACCAGGGCGGGCCGGCCGGTTATGCAGGCCGCGATCCCCGGGTCACCGCAGAGGTCACGGACACGGTGGTGCTCAACCAGCCCTTCACATGGAACCCGTCCGGGCCTGGTGTGAAGATCGAGGACACTGTCCTGCTCACGGATTCCGGCGTGCGCGTCCTTACCACCGACGAGCGGTGGCCGACCACCGACGTGGACGGCCGCCGTCGTCCGCTGACGCTGCGCCCGTAGCACCTACCCAACTGGGTAACAGCAAACGTCGCTATGAGGGCTCATTGCGACGTTTGTTGTTACCCAGTTGGGCGCGGGCGGTGGGTTAGCTGAGCGTCAGCACGCCGTCCACGCGCCGCGGGATGCCCAGCGGGTTGGCGTCGCGCAGGGCCGGGTGCAGGACAGTCTCCGGAGCATCCTGGTAGGCCACCGGACGCTGGAAGCGGCGTACAGCGGTAGCGCCTACGGAAGTGAACAGCGATGTGGTTGCCGGGTACGGGCCGCCGTGCTGCTGGGCCCAGTTCACGGCAACTCCCGTGGGCCAGCCGTCGAACAGGACCCTGCCAGCCAAACCGCTGAGCTGCTCCACAAGTGCGGAGACGTCTTCACCCGGTTCCGCGTGCACCGTGCCCGTGAGGCTGCCCGGAACCTTTGACAGGGCCGCGGACAGTTCCTCCTGGTTGGCGTACTCGATGAGCAGCGTGGTGGGGCCGAAGCATTCCTCCAAAAGCTCTTCGGGGCGCTCCAGCACGTTGGCTGCACTGGTGGAGAACACCACTGGTGCGGCGCCGTCGGCCAGGCTGTTCTGCTGCACGGTGCCACTGACGACGGCGACACCCGGCTGGTCTGCGACGTTCCGAAGACCGTCCGGGTACGCCTCGGCGATCCGCTCGGTGAGCATGGCAGCGGTGGGCTTGTCCTTGCTGGCCTCGGCCAGGTGGGATGCGAAGTCCGTGCCCGCCGGGATGAAGACGAGTCCCGGCTTGGTGCAGAACTGGCCCGCACCCATGGTGAAGGAACCGGCCAGGCCCGCGGCGAGCTGCTGGCCACGTTCGGCCAAGGCATCCGCTGTGATGACCACAGGGTTCAGGCTGCCGAGTTCACCGTAGAACGGGATCGGCTCCGGACGGGAGGCCGCGAGATCAAACAGTGCGCGCCCACCGGGAATGGAGCCGGTGAAGCCGACGGCCTTGATGGCGGGGTCCTGCACCAGAGCTGTGCCTGCCTCGCGGCCGCTGACCAAGGCGAAGATCCCTTCCGGCGCTCCAGCCTTGGCCAGGGCTTCGCTGACTATCTCAGCGGTGCGCTCGGAGAGGCGAAGGTGTCCCGAGTGCGCCTTGACGATCACCGGGCAACCCACTGCCAGTGCGGAGGCGGTGTCACCACCGGCCACGGAGAAGGCGAACGGGAAGTTCGACGCCGAGAACACGGCTACCGGACCGATCGGACGCAGGATGCGGCGCAGGTCGGGCTTCGGCGGAGTGGAGGCCGGGTCGGCGTGGTCGATCACGGCTTCGAGGTAGGAACCCTCGGTGATCACGTTGGCGAACAGCCTCAGCTGGCCACTGGTCCTGGCCACCTCACCGGTGAGCCGGACGGTGCCAAGGCTGGTCTCGGAATCGGCGATGGCCACCAGTTCGGTGACGTTGGCGTCCAGGGCGTCGGCGACGGCGGTCAGCCAGGCCGCGCGCTCGGCATCGGTTGCTGCTGCGGTCACCTTTGCGGCTGCCGTGGCTGCGGCGGTGATGGCTGTCAGGTCAAGAGTTGCTGTACTCAATGCGGTTTCCTTTACTCTCAGGGGCGGCGGTCTCGGATGCGGGCAGCGGCGGTGCGGGCAGCGGCGGTGCGGGCGCTCCGGCGAACTCAAAGCCCAGTCCGGGGCGGCCTGTGCTGCTCAGTGTGCTCTGGCCCTTGCTGTTGTTGATCCGTACCGGCGAAGGCCCGGCCAGTATTCCGAGTTGCTCGAAGGACGCGTCTTCCACGTCCTCCACGCTCACGGTTTCGGCAAGGGTGAGCGCCAGCTGCCCGGAGAGCTCCGGAAGAAGGTGCGGCGCCACCCTGATGCTGTTGGCCCGGGCCAGCTCAACGATCCTGCGGAACGGCGTAATGCCGCCCACCCGGACGATGTTGGGCTGGATGATGTCCACGGCTTCGGCTTCGATGAAGTCGCGGAAACGGTAGATGGTGTGCACGTTTTCCCCCAAGGCAATGGGTACCGGAGAGTGCTTGCGCAAACGCCGGTAGGCCCAGAGGTCGTCGGCCCGGATCGGTTCTTCCAGCCATTCCAGTCCGTACTCCCCCAAAACGTCCAAAGCACGGAAGGTATGGGCCAGGTCCCAACGCTGGTTGGCGTCAATCATGAGCAACCGGTCCGGGCCGATGACCTGTCGGACAGCGGCAACGCGTTCGGCATCTTCCCGGAGTTCGGGCTTGCCCACCTTGATCTTCACGGCGTGATGCCCGGCGGCAACCCATCGCTGGGCCTGCTCCACGAGCTGCTCCAGCGGGTAGTGCAGGTTCACGCCGGAGCCATACACCTCCACCGATTCCCGGCGCTGGCCCAAGAGGCCTGTGACCGAGGTGCCGGCCTGCCGTGCTTTCAGGTCCCACAGGGCCAGGTCCACGCCGGCCATCGCGATGGTGGTGAGGCCTCCCCCACCGGCCTCATGCAGCCGCTTCCAGAGCTGGTCCCACACGATCTCCGGGTTTGCTTCGAGGCCCAGGATGAACGGTGCAATGTCGTAATCCAAGAGGGCTTTGACCGCCTGGGGACCAATGGTGGGTGTCCACGAGAAACCATGGCCCCTGCCGCCGTCGTCCGTGGTCAGTTCGGTGACGATCACATGGTTCTCGGGCGCCTCGGCACCCCAGCTGCGCAGCAGCGGGACCGTGATCAGCCGGGTGGTGAGGCCCGTGATGCGGGCCGGCATCAGCTGCCGGCCAGCTCGTGGCCCTTGGCCAGGATGGACTTGAGCTCCAGCAGTTGTTCTTCACTGGGGTCCACCAGCGGCGGACGGACCGGGCCAACGGGCAGCCCGGCAAGGCGCAGGCCTGCCTTGATGAGGGAAACGCCAAAGCCCGGGGTCTGGTCTCGGAGCCGGACCAACGGAGCGTAGAAACCTTCGAGCAGGGCATGGCGGCGCTCTTCATCACCGGAGACGTAGGCGTCGTAGTAGGCCTTGGCGATTTCAGGGGCCATGGCGAACGCTGCCGAGGAGTAGAGCGGGATGCCCAGGCCACGGTAGGCACCCTGGGTCAGCTCTGCGGTCAGCAGGCCGTTGAACAAGGCGAAGTCGGTGCGGCCACTGGCGTTGATCGCGGAGACGATTTCCTGGGCCAGCCCGACGTCGCCGATTCCGTCCTTGAAGCCCACAACCTTCGGGTTGGCGGTGAGGCGCGTGATGGCCTCGGCGGTGAACTTGGCCGTACCGCGGTGGTACACGATCACCGGCAGGCTGCTCGCGGCGGCGATGGCTTCGACGTAGGCCACGACACCGTCCGTGGGACCGGTAACGAGGTAGGGCGGGAGCACCAGGAGGGCATCCGCGCCGGCTTCCTCGGCCACCTTTGCTGCCGCGATGGCGTGCCCCAGCGGTCCACCCGCACCGGAGACCACGGGAACCGCTCCAGCAACAGCCTCGACGGCGGCGGTCACCACGGTGCGGATCTCATCGATGGAGAGCGCATGGAATTCACCGGTGCCGCAGGCGGGGAAGACACCGCCCGGGCCGAACGGCAGGCGGGAGGTGAGGTGCTCCTTCAGCAACGCCACATCCACGGTGCCGTCTTCAGCGAAGGGAGTGACGGGGAAGAACAGTACGCCGTCAAAGTTCATGGGGTCTCCTTGGTTGCTCCCGCCGGGACCAGGCCGGCGTGGTTCTCGTCATTGAGTGCTGCAGGGTTGAGTGCTGCGGGGTTGTCCTCGTGGTCAGACGCGGTGTCCGCGCCTTCGTACGGCGGGGTGAGTTCGGTGCGCCACGAACGTTTGGGTTCCCAGCCGAGGAGCTCACGGGCTTTATCGATGGAGAACGCGGGGCTGGTTCCGGTCAGGTCTTCGGTGAGGGGTCCGCTGCCTGGCAGGAAGCGCGGGAACAATTCCGCCAGGGGCGCGGTAGCCAAGGCATCCTTGGCGCCAACAAAGAAGACCTGGCCGTTGGGGATGCTGTCCATCTTCTCCAGCAGCACGTCCAGGAAATCGGCCACATCCCGTGCGTCCACATAGTTGAACAAGGCCGGTGCGGACAGTGCGGGATCGTCCAGGCGCTGCCGGATGGTGTGCCCCTGTTGCGTCAGGGCGCCTTCCCATTCCTCCGGGGACAGGACGTAGCACGGGCGGAATGCCGCGTACCGGATCTTGTCGCCCTGTGCTGCGGCAAACATCTGCACGGTCTGTTCGGCGATCAGCTTGGACAACGCGTAGGCGTTCCACGGCTTGGGCGGCGTCTGCTCGTTCAGGGGGAACGACGGCGGCAGCCACCCGGCCGGTGAGCCATAGCCCAGGGCGGTGGGGCTGGACGCCGTCACGATCTTCGGGACTCCGGCGTCGGTAGCGGCACTGACCACAGCGTAGGCGAGCCGGGTGTTCGTGCTGAAAATGACGTCCTCGGGTGCGCTGAAAGGTACGGCAATAGCAGCGAGGTGGATGACGGCGTCGGGCGCTGTTTCGCGGATGAGCCGCTCCGCTTCCCCCGGCGCCAAAAGATCAGCGGTGTACTGCTCGGCCCCGGCGGGCAGTTGCTCTGCTGGGATGGCGTCCCGGTCCACCGAGATCACCTTGTGGCCGGCGTCTGCCAGTCCAGCCACAACGCTGCGTCCCAGGCGACCGGAACCTCCGGTGACGAAAATCCTGCTCATGGTCTTGTCCTTGCTTGGTAGTGAACCGGTCAGGCCTGGCTGCGGCTGAGGTCGGCGCCGAGGCCCAGTTCGCTGATACGGACGGGTTGGTCGGTCTCCAGGGACTGGTTGCCGGCGATACCCACCGACACGGAACGGAGTCCGTCGATGTAGCCGGACGGACGGCCCAGCGGATCAACGCCGGGACCGTTGAAGAGGTCCGAAAGGAGCAGATTGTCACCGCCGCCGTGGCCGCCTTCGCCGTTGACGATCGGAACTTCGTAGGCAGCTTCCCAGTGGCGCTGGACTACCAGGCGCTCACCATTGCGGCGTACGGCATCCTCTTCCTCGATGGGAGTGGCGCTCGGGTCCACCACGGTCTTCTTGTCGGTGCTGGACTCGACGGCGGCGCGTTCCACCACTTCGAGTTCGGCCCGGCCTTCGGTGCCGTTGACGGTGACCCGGTAGCCTTCCCACGGGCTGTGGGCGTTGAGCGAGTAGCTCAGCGTCGGGCCGCCCTGGTAGTCCACCACGAGGGCGAGGTTGTCCTCGATGGTGATACCCCCGGTGAAGACGTCCTGGTCACGGATGTAGCCGTCAAACTTTTCGTTGTCGTAGTACAGGGCCTTCAGGCGCTCGTCGTCGCGCATGTCCAGGCGGAACGGATCGTGCTCAAGACCATCAACGGTGCCGCGCTCCGGACGGGCTCCCAGGCCGCGCTCTGCAGCATTCTTGTCGCCGTAAAAGCGCAGGCCACCGGAGGCAAAGACGCGCTCCGGAACATCGTTGATCCACCAGTTGACCAGATCGAAGTGGTGGGAGGCCTTGTGGATGAGCAGGCCGCCGGAGTTCTTCTTTTCACGGTGCCAGCGGCGGAAGTAGTCAGCGCCGTGCACGGTGTCCAGGACCCAGCTGAAGTCGATGGAGGTGACCTTGCCGATCACGCCGTTCTGGATGACTTCCTTCAGCGCCGTGTTGCGCGGCGAGTAGCGGTAGTTGAACGTCACCACCACGTTTTTGCCGGTTTTCGCCACGGCTTCCGTGATACGGCGGCAGCCGTCAACGTCAATCGTCAGCGGCTTTTCAACCACGACGTCGGCACCCGCCTCGAGCGCCTCAACGATGTAGTCCGCGTGGGTGTAGTCGGGCGTCGTGACGATGACGCGGTCGATGTCGTTGGACTGGATGAAGCTGGTGAGCCGGCCCGGCTCAAAGGAGGCAACGGGCTCCGTTCCGCCAAGCTCCTTGATGAGCTCTTGGTAGAAGTCCACCCTGCCCTGGTTGACGTCGGAGAGCGCAATAAGTTCTGCAACGTCCGCGTGCTGCCCATAGATGGCCCGGATGTACATTTCCGAGCGGCCACCGGTGCCGATGAGGGCGATGCGTGTCCGGCGGTGGCCTTCAGCCCGGGCAGTGGGTGCGGCCGTTGCGGTCTGGGTCTCGGCTGAGTCGACGGTGACCATGTTGGCCATGAGAGATGCCCCTTTCAAAAGGCAGGAGTGAACCGCTTGACGGCCCGGCTTCGTATGGGAAGAATCATGAGAAAGCGTTTTCTCAGAGCGTTATAAGCTTTGTATCAAGACTCTGGTGGTCACGTCAACCACTGCTCCAACGACGGCGCATTCGGGAGACGACCAATGGGAAGGGGCCACATGGCACGCAGGAACACCAACAGGCGCGTCGGGATAGCTGATGTCGCGGAGAAGGCCGGCGTCTCGCACGCCACCGTTTCACGCGTCATGAACGGTAACGCCGCAGTGGATCCCGGGATTGCGGCGCGGGTTCGGACAGCCGCGGCGGAATTGAAGTACCAGCCCAATCCGGTGGGGCGCAGCCTTGCCCTGGGCAAGACTGACACCATCGGCATCGTGGTCCCGGATCTGGCCAACCCAACCTTCCAGGCCATCCTCCGCGGACTCAGCATCGCTGCCGCCCAGGATGGTTACCGCGTCCTCATTGCCGACTCCTCCGAAGTCACCAGCGAGGAAGCCATCCTGGCCGGGGAAGCCCGCCGCCGCTGCGATGGCGTGGTCCTCTGCGCACCCCGCATGCCCGACGCCGAACTTGAAGAGCTGGCGCCCACCCTGCACCCGCTGGTGCTCATCAACCGCACCACCATCGCCACCAACACTCCGAGCCTGAGCGTGGACTACGGGCAGGGCATCCAGGAACTGGCGCAGCATCTGGTCTCCCTGGGACACCGCCGGCTGGTGTTCCTGTCAGGCCCGAGCACAGCGCCTCCAACCGCCAACGTTTGGTGGGCCTGGACCAGTTCCGCGCCGGGCACCCGGAGATCGAACTGCAGATGCTCCACGGTGGATCCAACTTCGATTCCGGCCATGAGTCCACCGAGGCCATCATTGCCAGTGGTGCCACCGGAATCCTGGCCTTCAACGACCTCGTGGCCATGGGACTGCTCAGCGGCCTGCACGAGCGTGGTGTTCGCGTTCCGGAGGACATCTCCGTGACAGGCTTCGACGACATCCCCTTCGCCAAATACACCACTCCCCCGCTGACCACTGCTGCCGTGCCCATCAACGAGCTCGGAAGCCTCGCTTGGCGGAGAATGCGGGAACAGATCCAGCAAGCCGGCGAAGCCACCACCCAGGCGCAGGATGAGTTCTCCCCCAGGATGGAGATCCGTAAGAGCACCGCAGCGCCGGCCCTCAAGCCCGCGAACTGACGCTTAATGCCAATGTTCGCCGCGAACATTGGCATTAAGCGTCACTTGGGTGAGGGGTTTGCGCCCACTCCGGCCTCTTTGTAGAAGCCCTGGATGTGGGCGGCCACCAACTCAGCTGCCTTGCCGCCGTCGTGGTTGTTCACCGCGGCGAGGATGGCACGATGCTCTGCCCGGAGCCGGGCTGAGGTTGCGTTCCAATCAGGGAGGTTTCCAGTCAGCTCACCCGCATAGTTCTCGATCGCGCCCCGGAGCGAGGCCATCATGGCGCTGACCACGGCATTGCCGGCGGCCTGCGCGAGCGCCACATGGAAGCGGGCGTCCAAGGCAAGGAATGTATCGATGTCCGGGGCAGCGTCCATCCGGTCCAGCAGCTCCGCGGCTTCCTCCAGCTCCGGCACCCCCACCATGGCCCTTTCAGCCGCCCACGATTCCAGCAGGACGCGGGTCTCCACGATGTCCGCCACGGGAAGATGGCGCGTGGCCACGTGCAGCCGGAGGGTGGAACCCAGCGCAGAGCCAGGCTCAGCGATGACCACGGTCCCTGCGTCTTTTCCGGACCCCACGCCGGCACGGACCACGCCCATCGCCTCGAGGATGCGGACTGCCTCGCGCACGGAGGTCCGGGAAACCTTCAATTGCTCGGCCATGGCGCGTTCACCCGGGAGCCTGCCGCCGAGGGCAAGGTCTCCATCGGACAGCTGCTTCTCGATCCATTGCAGGACCAACTCGTGGGTACGCATAACGGAATACTAGTTGATGTGGTCCAACCACATGGATTACAGTGTGGTTAGACCACAGTGGTAAGACCACAGAATTCAAGGGAGAACCGCATGACCGACACCCTCGATCCCAAGATCACGGCCGCGCCCGCAAACGCCGGGAGCGACGAAAACGTGACTCGTCCGCCCCAGCCGCGTCCCGCCGTCGTGCTTCCGCCGGCACTGAAGCGCCGCGTCCCCAAGGTCTCCGACCTGGCCCCGCTCATGCAGTTCAAGAAGCCCGAATTCAGCAAGACCGCACGACTCAAGCGCGCCAGCACCATCTGGGAACTGCGGGACATGGCCAAACGCCGCACGCCGCAGGCGCCCTTCGACTACACCGACGGCGCAGCCGAAGAAGAGATCACCCTGCGCCGCGCGCGCCAGGCGTTCCAGGACATCGAATTCCGTCCCGGCATCCTGCGCGATGTCTCCAAGATCGATCTCCGCACCGACATCCTGGGCAAGGAATCACGCCTGCCGTTCGGCATCGCGCCCACAGGATTCACGCGCATGATGCAGTCCGAGGGCGAGTACGCCGGCTCGCAGGCCGCTGAAGCCGCGGGCATTCCCTACACCCTGTCCACCATGGGCACTGCGTCCATCGAGGACGTCGCCACGGCTGCGCCGAACGGCCGCAACTGGTTCCAGCTGTACTTGTGGACGGACCGCGACCGCTCCCTGGAACTGATCGAACGCGCAGCGAAAGCCGGCAACGACACCCTCATGGTCACCGTGGACACTGCGGTTGCCGGCGCCCGCCTGCGCGATGTCCGCAACGGCATGACCATCCCGCCGGCGCTGACCATCAAAACCGTCCTGGATGCGTCCTACCGCCCGGCCTGGTGGTTCAACTTCCTCACGCACGAGCCCCTGACCTTCGCTTCGCTTTCGCGTTACACCGGCACCGTGGCAGACCTCATCAATTCGATGTTCGACCCCACCCTGACCTACGAGGACCTGGACTGGCTCCGCGAAACCTGGAAGGGCAAGCTGGTGGTCAAGGGCATCCAGACCGTGGAAGACGCCCGCAAGGTAGTGGACCACGGCGCGGATGGCATCATCCTGTCCAACCACGGCGGCCGCCAATTGGACCGCGCACCCATCCCGTTCCACCTGCTGCCGGAGGTCACCACGGCATTGAAGGCTGACAACAGCAAGGCCGCAGTCATGCTGGACACAGGCATCATGAGCGGCGCGGACATCGTGGCAGCCCTCGCCCTGGGCGCGGACTTTGCCCTGATCGGCCGCGCATACC
Above is a genomic segment from Arthrobacter sp. YN containing:
- a CDS encoding M24 family metallopeptidase; protein product: MTTPTQSTPLAGQAPTQASTPASATARTAPGNTAPGNTEDRAVKRRRVLDILDAAGRDSLLLTTNTALTWYLDGSRVHISLAGDPIAALLVDRDGDHLVTFNNEAGRIAAEELPGGVSLHTVPWHGQLHAAAAGLAVDGDPLVEAAVTAELRAARQELLPAEAARYAELSADATAAMTDVLTAATPETTEFQLVSDLAARIVAVGAEPLVLLCNGASRSDFRHPLATHSPIGRRAMAVVCARRNGLVANVTRWVAFDAGTPQELDAEARIAAVEADIFRATVPGARLNGIFAEIKLAYARHGFGEDQWTLHHQGGPAGYAGRDPRVTAEVTDTVVLNQPFTWNPSGPGVKIEDTVLLTDSGVRVLTTDERWPTTDVDGRRRPLTLRP
- a CDS encoding aldehyde dehydrogenase (NADP(+)), which translates into the protein MSTATLDLTAITAAATAAAKVTAAATDAERAAWLTAVADALDANVTELVAIADSETSLGTVRLTGEVARTSGQLRLFANVITEGSYLEAVIDHADPASTPPKPDLRRILRPIGPVAVFSASNFPFAFSVAGGDTASALAVGCPVIVKAHSGHLRLSERTAEIVSEALAKAGAPEGIFALVSGREAGTALVQDPAIKAVGFTGSIPGGRALFDLAASRPEPIPFYGELGSLNPVVITADALAERGQQLAAGLAGSFTMGAGQFCTKPGLVFIPAGTDFASHLAEASKDKPTAAMLTERIAEAYPDGLRNVADQPGVAVVSGTVQQNSLADGAAPVVFSTSAANVLERPEELLEECFGPTTLLIEYANQEELSAALSKVPGSLTGTVHAEPGEDVSALVEQLSGLAGRVLFDGWPTGVAVNWAQQHGGPYPATTSLFTSVGATAVRRFQRPVAYQDAPETVLHPALRDANPLGIPRRVDGVLTLS
- a CDS encoding mandelate racemase/muconate lactonizing enzyme family protein; this encodes MPARITGLTTRLITVPLLRSWGAEAPENHVIVTELTTDDGGRGHGFSWTPTIGPQAVKALLDYDIAPFILGLEANPEIVWDQLWKRLHEAGGGGLTTIAMAGVDLALWDLKARQAGTSVTGLLGQRRESVEVYGSGVNLHYPLEQLVEQAQRWVAAGHHAVKIKVGKPELREDAERVAAVRQVIGPDRLLMIDANQRWDLAHTFRALDVLGEYGLEWLEEPIRADDLWAYRRLRKHSPVPIALGENVHTIYRFRDFIEAEAVDIIQPNIVRVGGITPFRRIVELARANSIRVAPHLLPELSGQLALTLAETVSVEDVEDASFEQLGILAGPSPVRINNSKGQSTLSSTGRPGLGFEFAGAPAPPLPAPPLPASETAAPESKGNRIEYSNS
- a CDS encoding 5-dehydro-4-deoxyglucarate dehydratase, giving the protein MNFDGVLFFPVTPFAEDGTVDVALLKEHLTSRLPFGPGGVFPACGTGEFHALSIDEIRTVVTAAVEAVAGAVPVVSGAGGPLGHAIAAAKVAEEAGADALLVLPPYLVTGPTDGVVAYVEAIAAASSLPVIVYHRGTAKFTAEAITRLTANPKVVGFKDGIGDVGLAQEIVSAINASGRTDFALFNGLLTAELTQGAYRGLGIPLYSSAAFAMAPEIAKAYYDAYVSGDEERRHALLEGFYAPLVRLRDQTPGFGVSLIKAGLRLAGLPVGPVRPPLVDPSEEQLLELKSILAKGHELAGS
- a CDS encoding NAD-dependent epimerase/dehydratase family protein; the encoded protein is MSRIFVTGGSGRLGRSVVAGLADAGHKVISVDRDAIPAEQLPAGAEQYTADLLAPGEAERLIRETAPDAVIHLAAIAVPFSAPEDVIFSTNTRLAYAVVSAATDAGVPKIVTASSPTALGYGSPAGWLPPSFPLNEQTPPKPWNAYALSKLIAEQTVQMFAAAQGDKIRYAAFRPCYVLSPEEWEGALTQQGHTIRQRLDDPALSAPALFNYVDARDVADFLDVLLEKMDSIPNGQVFFVGAKDALATAPLAELFPRFLPGSGPLTEDLTGTSPAFSIDKARELLGWEPKRSWRTELTPPYEGADTASDHEDNPAALNPAALNDENHAGLVPAGATKETP
- a CDS encoding Gfo/Idh/MocA family protein encodes the protein MVTVDSAETQTATAAPTARAEGHRRTRIALIGTGGRSEMYIRAIYGQHADVAELIALSDVNQGRVDFYQELIKELGGTEPVASFEPGRLTSFIQSNDIDRVIVTTPDYTHADYIVEALEAGADVVVEKPLTIDVDGCRRITEAVAKTGKNVVVTFNYRYSPRNTALKEVIQNGVIGKVTSIDFSWVLDTVHGADYFRRWHREKKNSGGLLIHKASHHFDLVNWWINDVPERVFASGGLRFYGDKNAAERGLGARPERGTVDGLEHDPFRLDMRDDERLKALYYDNEKFDGYIRDQDVFTGGITIEDNLALVVDYQGGPTLSYSLNAHSPWEGYRVTVNGTEGRAELEVVERAAVESSTDKKTVVDPSATPIEEEDAVRRNGERLVVQRHWEAAYEVPIVNGEGGHGGGDNLLLSDLFNGPGVDPLGRPSGYIDGLRSVSVGIAGNQSLETDQPVRISELGLGADLSRSQA
- a CDS encoding FadR/GntR family transcriptional regulator; translated protein: MRTHELVLQWIEKQLSDGDLALGGRLPGERAMAEQLKVSRTSVREAVRILEAMGVVRAGVGSGKDAGTVVIAEPGSALGSTLRLHVATRHLPVADIVETRVLLESWAAERAMVGVPELEEAAELLDRMDAAPDIDTFLALDARFHVALAQAAGNAVVSAMMASLRGAIENYAGELTGNLPDWNATSARLRAEHRAILAAVNNHDGGKAAELVAAHIQGFYKEAGVGANPSPK
- a CDS encoding alpha-hydroxy acid oxidase, translated to MTDTLDPKITAAPANAGSDENVTRPPQPRPAVVLPPALKRRVPKVSDLAPLMQFKKPEFSKTARLKRASTIWELRDMAKRRTPQAPFDYTDGAAEEEITLRRARQAFQDIEFRPGILRDVSKIDLRTDILGKESRLPFGIAPTGFTRMMQSEGEYAGSQAAEAAGIPYTLSTMGTASIEDVATAAPNGRNWFQLYLWTDRDRSLELIERAAKAGNDTLMVTVDTAVAGARLRDVRNGMTIPPALTIKTVLDASYRPAWWFNFLTHEPLTFASLSRYTGTVADLINSMFDPTLTYEDLDWLRETWKGKLVVKGIQTVEDARKVVDHGADGIILSNHGGRQLDRAPIPFHLLPEVTTALKADNSKAAVMLDTGIMSGADIVAALALGADFALIGRAYLYGLMAGGREGVDRTIQILEKDMTRTMALLGVSKVADLNPDHVRLLQR